In Meiothermus cerbereus DSM 11376, the genomic window GGCTGCTAGTCCCGGCAGGGCCAATGGCAGCACCACCCGCAAAAAGGCCTGGATGCGGTTGCAGCCCAGGGTCCAGGCCGCTTCTTCCAACTCTTTGGGGATGCCCAGAAACAGGCTGCTGGTCACCAGCACTGCAAAGGGCAGGGCCAAGGCGGTGTGTACCAGCGCTACCCCAAAGGCGGTGTCGTAGATGCCCAACTGGATGAACTGTACCGCCAGCGGAATCGCCAGAATAGCCAGGGGAAACGCCCTTGTCATCAGAATCAGCAGGCGGTAGGCGTCGGCACCCGCAAAACGATAGCGGGCCAGGGCATAGCCGGCGGGGGCCCCCAGCAACACCGAAAAAACCAGGGTCATGGCGGCCACGGTCAGGCTGTTGCGGATGGCTTTCCACACCCCCTCCACGCCAAAAAAGAAGGTCAGGGTTTCTAAAGAGAACTGCTGGGGCAAGAGCCCTTTGGGCCAGGCAAACACCGAAGGGCGATCGCTAAAGGCCAGGGTGGTAATCAGGAAGATGGGAATCAGCACCCACAACACCAGCACGATGGCCAAAAACATGTAGAAAAGACGCAGGTTCATGCGGCACCCTCCTGCTTAGAGCGCATCAGTCGCAAATAAAGTAGTGTGGCAACCACCGAGATGCCCAAAATGATGACCGAGTAAGCAGCCGCAACCCCCGGATTTTGATAGGCGTTGTACCAGTAGTAGGCTTCCCCCGCCAGCACCGGCAGGTTGCGCCCACCCAGCGCGACCACCACTGCAAACACCTCGAGGGCCAGGATGGTGCGCAGAATCAAGGCTACTTGTAGGCTGGGCATCAAGAGCGGCAGGGTGACCTTCCAGAAGCGCTGCCAGGGGGTGGCCCCGAACACCTCGGCGGCCTCGCTGTATTCTTTAGGAATAAGCTGCAAGCCCGCCACCAGAATCACAAACACGATGGCGGTAGCCCGCCAGACCTCGGCCGCCACCACCGCCACAAAAATCATCAGGGGGGTCTCGTAGCTCAGCCACAACTGCGGTTGCTGTATTATGCCAATGCCCTGCAAGAAGCTATTGAGATATCCACGCTCGGTAAAAATTGCCAGCCAGACGATGCCGGCGGCCAGGTCGGAAATGCCCAACGGGATGGTCCACACATACAAAAACAGGTCGCGGCCCTTGGTGAGGCCTCCCAGCAGCATGGCCATGCCCAGGGCCAACACCACCTGTAAGGGCACAATCACCACCGTCAGGAGCAAGGTGTACTTGAGGGCATCGCGGAAGTAAAGGTCGGCGGCCATGCGCTGGAAGTTCTCGAGCGTCCACTGCCCCCCGCTGCCCCGCACCGACAAGAGCAGGGCTTCCAGGAGCGGCCAAGCGAACAAAAACAACAAAAACAGCACGCTCGGCAAGATGAGCACGTAGGGGATATACCGTTCACTACGCATTGAACCCTTTCCCTTCGTTCCCGTATCGGGTGACGGCGCTTGGATGGAAAGGGGCCGGTAGTTGGGATTACCGACCCCTCCAAGCGGGTCAAATCGCACCGGTGGCTATTGCGGCTTGTCAGCACCCAACCCGTGTTGCTCGCAAAACCTCAAAGGTCGGTGCCTTCAGCTTTCCGCCCTATCGCGGTCTTCGCTATTTTTGCCGCTAGGAGCAGCGGAAAAACAATCCTGGAACAGCACTTGTCCTGATTGGAATTGCGCCATTCTTTCTGAAGACCGCTCTAGTTCACCGGGCAAGCCCCGCTGCTGACAGGGTCGGGCGACCAGCACGGAGCCCGGGTTTCGTTCATGATGCGGCGCAGGTTGCCGGCTTCGCTGTCGAGTACCCGCCGCACGTCCTCGTTGCGCAACACGATGCGGGCGAAGGTGTCCTGGAAGACCTTGTTGTACTCCCCGCCCCTGGCGCCCAGGCCCACCGGCAGCAGGCTGGGCAGGGCCACGTTGCTCTGGGCCTGCCGCGCGATGGCATCGGCGCCCATGCGAATGCCTTGGGGCAGGTTGTCGGGCAGGCGCACCTGAATGACGGGGAAGAAGCCGTTTTGCACCAGGGTGGTGATCTGCACCTCGGGGCGGGTCAGGTACTCGATGACAGCCACGGCGGCGGCCCGGTTGGGGCTGCCCTTGGGGATGGCCAGCCCGGCCAGCACCGGCATAAAGCCCCGTCCATAGGGCCCAATGGGGGCGGGGAAGGCCACAAACTCGTTGGGTTTCTGGTTCAGGGCATCGCGCAGGCGGGCGATGTGATCCCAGGCGATCCAGACCTCACCCGCCAGCAGCGGCTCTTGCATGAAGTCGTAGCTGGTGGACTGGGGGTTCACGTGCTGCCAGAGGTTTTTGAACTCGAGCCACATGCTCTCGGCCTCATCGCTCCTAAACTTGGTCACCGCGCTCTTGGTGTACGAGGGGTACAAGTAGCCCTGGGTAAAGCGGTGCATCAGGCCGCGGGGGCCTGCCGGAAAGCCCAGCATGCGTCGCCCGGTGGCCCGCTGGATGTTGGCGGCCCACTCCTTGAGCTGGGTGTAGGTGAGTGTATTGACGTTGGCCCCCGCCGGCAGATACTGCAGGGCCTGCCGATTGGCGACCATAATGTAGGTGGCCTGCATCCAGGGGATATAGAGCTGGTTGCCTGTGCCCATCTTGCCCAGGTTCACGAAAGTCTGCGAAAACCGCCGGTCTTTGAGCTGGGCCATCACATCGTCTACGGTGTCCAGCGCTCCAGCCGCAATGAGCGGGGGGAAGTCGCCGTGCAGGCCCCCGGCCAGGCCCACGTTCACCCGGCCTGCGCGAACTTCGGAAAGAATGCGGTTGGTGAAGGGAGCGTTGTCCTCGGGGATAAACTCCACCCGCCCCTGAAAATCCTTCAGGATCACCTGCCGCATCCGCTGGGCTTCCTCGATGGGGGTGAACTGCGTAGAGACAAACAGCAGCGAGGCCGTCTGTTGCGCCAGTACCCCGGATAGCACCAACAAGGTGCCCAAGAGACCCAACCACAACCACTTGCTCTTCTTCATGCCTTCCTCCTTTTATGTTTGCGGTGGCCCATCCGACCCCCGCAGAACCAACTCAGGAACCCAGACCTCCTGTAGCTGCGAAACCGGCGCTCCGGCCAGCCGATCCAATAACATCTTCACCAGCCGCTTGCCGGTATCCCGGAAGGGCTGGTGCACGGTAGAAAGGGGGGGATCGGTGTATTGTGCCTGAGGAATGTCGTCGTAGCCGATGACCGAGACTTCCTGCCCGCCTTTGAGCCCTCGCTCCCGCAAGGCCCGCAAAACCCCGATGGCCATGAGGTCGTTGGCGCACAGCAGAGCGGTGGGGATGTCGGAGGTATCCAAGAGCTTTTGGGCCAGGTGGTAGCCGCTTTCCTCGCTCAGGTCGCCTTCTACCACCCAGGTGGGACGAATGGGTATCCTGGCTTCGGCCATGGCTTGCTGGAAGCCGGCCCGGCGGTGCGCAGCGAAGTTGAGCTCGTGGGGGGCGCCGATGTAGGCGATGCGGCGGTGGCCCAGACCCAGCAGATGCTTGGTGGCGAGGTAGAAGCCTTGTTGCCCGTCTATGTCCAGATAAGGATAAGGGGTGGTGATGAGGTCGCTACGCCCGTGGGCAACGAAGGGGATGTTGTGCTCGAGCAGATAAGCAATACGCTCATCCTGGCGGCGGGTACGGGCCACCACCAGGCCCTCGACCCGTTTACCCTCCACCAAGCGCCGGTAACAGGCCAGTTCTTCCGAGCCGGGCGGGCAGGTTGCTACCAGCAAATCCAGTCCGGCATCGGAGAGTCCTTCGCCCAGCCCGGCCAATAGCTCCAGAAAAAACGAATCGGCAAAACGGCCTGGCGGTGAGGGAATCACCAGGCCGATGGTCTCGGCACGGCCCTTGCGCAGGCGCTTGCCATTTGGATTGGGACGGTAGCCCAGGCGGGTCGCAATCTCCATCACCCGTGTGCGGGTCTGGGGGCTGACCCGATCGGGGTTGTTGAGCACCCTCGAGACCGTTGCAATGGATACCCCCGCCTCTTGCGCCACGCGGCGGATATCTACTGCCAGGGGGGTGGGTTTGCGGCTAGACATAGGGAGCTCCGGTGTAGGTAAGAGCTTCTCCAGTACATGATGTAAACGTTTTCCACAATCTACTACTGCCCCTCCATTTTTGCAAGCCCCCCATTGCAATGCACCGTCGTGAACCGGGTAGAGGGGCTATGGCAGCGAGCTCGTCGGTAAGCTACGCGATGGGAGTTGGTTGACGATTGGGCCACCGATGTCGCACCCGCGGTTTTCTCCAGAACCC contains:
- a CDS encoding carbohydrate ABC transporter permease, translated to MNLRLFYMFLAIVLVLWVLIPIFLITTLAFSDRPSVFAWPKGLLPQQFSLETLTFFFGVEGVWKAIRNSLTVAAMTLVFSVLLGAPAGYALARYRFAGADAYRLLILMTRAFPLAILAIPLAVQFIQLGIYDTAFGVALVHTALALPFAVLVTSSLFLGIPKELEEAAWTLGCNRIQAFLRVVLPLALPGLAATAIFAFVISWNEVFAATLLTLRERTLPAFLLTSLNDSPLPFRFAGGFFLIVPALVFIFIIRRYLFTLWGIANR
- a CDS encoding carbohydrate ABC transporter permease, which produces MRSERYIPYVLILPSVLFLLFLFAWPLLEALLLSVRGSGGQWTLENFQRMAADLYFRDALKYTLLLTVVIVPLQVVLALGMAMLLGGLTKGRDLFLYVWTIPLGISDLAAGIVWLAIFTERGYLNSFLQGIGIIQQPQLWLSYETPLMIFVAVVAAEVWRATAIVFVILVAGLQLIPKEYSEAAEVFGATPWQRFWKVTLPLLMPSLQVALILRTILALEVFAVVVALGGRNLPVLAGEAYYWYNAYQNPGVAAAYSVIILGISVVATLLYLRLMRSKQEGAA
- a CDS encoding extracellular solute-binding protein, which codes for MKKSKWLWLGLLGTLLVLSGVLAQQTASLLFVSTQFTPIEEAQRMRQVILKDFQGRVEFIPEDNAPFTNRILSEVRAGRVNVGLAGGLHGDFPPLIAAGALDTVDDVMAQLKDRRFSQTFVNLGKMGTGNQLYIPWMQATYIMVANRQALQYLPAGANVNTLTYTQLKEWAANIQRATGRRMLGFPAGPRGLMHRFTQGYLYPSYTKSAVTKFRSDEAESMWLEFKNLWQHVNPQSTSYDFMQEPLLAGEVWIAWDHIARLRDALNQKPNEFVAFPAPIGPYGRGFMPVLAGLAIPKGSPNRAAAVAVIEYLTRPEVQITTLVQNGFFPVIQVRLPDNLPQGIRMGADAIARQAQSNVALPSLLPVGLGARGGEYNKVFQDTFARIVLRNEDVRRVLDSEAGNLRRIMNETRAPCWSPDPVSSGACPVN
- a CDS encoding LacI family DNA-binding transcriptional regulator, coding for MSSRKPTPLAVDIRRVAQEAGVSIATVSRVLNNPDRVSPQTRTRVMEIATRLGYRPNPNGKRLRKGRAETIGLVIPSPPGRFADSFFLELLAGLGEGLSDAGLDLLVATCPPGSEELACYRRLVEGKRVEGLVVARTRRQDERIAYLLEHNIPFVAHGRSDLITTPYPYLDIDGQQGFYLATKHLLGLGHRRIAYIGAPHELNFAAHRRAGFQQAMAEARIPIRPTWVVEGDLSEESGYHLAQKLLDTSDIPTALLCANDLMAIGVLRALRERGLKGGQEVSVIGYDDIPQAQYTDPPLSTVHQPFRDTGKRLVKMLLDRLAGAPVSQLQEVWVPELVLRGSDGPPQT